CTCCATTTTCAGGCTCCTTTTCAGCCAACTCACGCACCTAATACAGAttgatgaaaattataataagttatactattttcaataaataaaacaattttattaatgagcAAAACAACACTATCCAAGTACACTAGAAGTAAACAATAGATACGACAAGCTAGAAAGAGTAAACAGATCCAAGAAATTATGAAAACCGAAACTGGAAAAACATATTTATGGTGCCATCCAATAATAAAGGatctaaaaatttttttttgataggtataaAGGAtctaaaaatgaaaagagaacaTCAATCTACATGCACATAGAAGTATCCACAATTATTTTTTAGGATAAAATATCTGCCACGTGGTTTTAGGATATGAGAATAAACTTTAACTAGGTATTCACTTTCTAAAGGATCAGGTAGCTTCAAAACCAgagaattttgtatttcataTGCATAAAAGAAGGAAACTTTAAACCAGGTCAACTCTCATGTGTGAAGTTGAGTTCCTTACCAAATGAAATAAGCACTTTTAAGCTACGAAGTTGTATAGcctaaatgcaaaacaaatctTAAGTCAACATGCACATCTCACCATATATTCTACCAACCAGGGGGATGCTGAGAAGGGTGGTCAATTTTCTAGCAAATTGGAGAGGCCTTCATGGCAATTCACAGATTGTAGCAATCTGGAAGATGGTCCCAATATGTATATGGTGCTTTATTGCAATTCCTGGATTTATACGCAAGTATTTTAATACACGATAAATGACAATACATTTAGGTTTTGCCTTACTTATTAAGACTATGTTACTGAACTTCATAATAGGGTAATACGAAAATTGCATAAACTTGACAGGATGCTTACAAAGTTAATTCTAAGACAAGCGGAAATGCTTTAATTGCCACAATAATTATTAGCATTTATAACATAAAGAATTACTAAGCATCAAGGATTAGACCAAGTACCTTCCAAGGCCAAAGCATAGTAATTGAAGTCTCCGCCATTGAGAAAAACGCCGATAGACCCAAAAGCGCTGCCAAAACCAGACCCTGTTCTTTGAAAACCCAAAGAACCTCTAACGTCTTCGGCCACGCATTCTTCAACAACAAAATGCTTTTCCCAATAACGCCATAACCAGCATTCACCGGACCTTCCATTGCAAACACTCTCCTACACCCAAACACTAGCACCGCACAAACCATTGCCACCAAAACAAACCGGCGCTTCACCAACTCTGTAAAAGAGTCTAAATTCAGACCTTTACCACAAAAACTGTCACTATCTTGACCTGCAAATTTCAAGCCATCTCTGCGTAAAAACAAGTCGTATTCCAGATATCTAGCACTAAAACAGCCCCTAAAACCACACGGACCAATGCTATTCAACGATAACCGAGATGGGCACCGGTTACTTTTCTCCAAAATCTTTACTGGAAATCTCATGTGCCGATCAGAGTAAGATAGCAAACACGATTTCGTGACGGAAATGAACCTTGGCACATTGAAAATAGAATATTCCAGCGCCATGTAACCCAACATTCAGAACCAAAAAAACTAATGGGTATATTGGAATAATAGAGTTACACGAGCATATTTCAAGTTCTTTATAGCTGCTGAACCATAAAATAGTTCAACAAAAGCActcaaaaaacagaaaaataaaaataaaaaattgttatgGAAAGGTTTTAAAGAGAATTTAATAtggtgagagagaaagagaggcgGAAGTTGGGGCATCATGGATGAGGAGAATCCCTACAGCGGGATTGTAATGAGATTGAGAGTTGCCAGCAACATGTTGGTTGTTGGAGAGCTCGCTCGAGTGTTTCCTTTCCGGACAGAACAGAGGAAGGGAAGGCAAATTTGACTGCGATTGAACCTTTGGGTTTTAGGAATTTGTGGCATATTTGACTGAGATTGGGCCTTTGGGTTTTAGGAATTGTAATGTTATCCTGTGGGCACTGGCCCTCTTCTAAGTGCTTAAAAACATTCAAAGAAGCCTAGcccagttatttttttattattataaaaatatataattttttcaaaagaattaaaattttcacatgACAGTCAATATTCCTATTAACTGTCACGTGTTTTTCACTATTGATAGCTAACGGAAAGCTCGTTATTGCTAGCAAATGAAAAGCTATAAAGGAGGAACCTCAGGTTAATTAAAAATTGCACAATGAGCAAATTTCAAAGCAAGTTAGGTATATTAAtcgacattttttttaaagagaaataataccTGCAATTGTGAGTATGTAAACGCcgtacaatcattttgaaaaaaatgaataaatacgatatacaaataaaaataaaattaattttttaataatagatctcttttttttaaagcgactatATAATAATTGCACACTTCacgattgtatataatattactcttttttgTACAGAGCTTGCACAAAGAATCttcatacaaatattttaaacccGTGCTCTTCACTTACTATGAACTGTCAATTTCAATACCATTACCCCtagaacaaagaaaagaaacattATTGCACAATGAGATACAATAAAACTCCATTGATAAAGTCCGAATCATATTCACACATAGGCTTCATTTTCAAGCATAAAAAGTAACAACCTTTGATACTCTTATCTATAACAATAACTAGGGGATAACCATTATTAAATGGATCTTCTACCTACAATACACAACAAACGCTAGAAGGGTCGTCACCCCCTAAATCGCACTTATGGAGTGAACACGAAATACCTACTGAATTCTTGTCTTTGTCAAGAAACTTGTAGGAGTTGTCGTATCCTACCTAACTAAGATCAGCTGCTAGGCCATTAAAAACCGGAACTTGATCGCACTGTGTACTCAGCCACAAGTTGAGCAAAAGACGATGACTTGTTTTCAAGCAATCTTGTTGGAGAATCATATTCCTCGATAAGCCCTGCATCAAGAATACAGAAGAATTAGCTTCAGGCCATAAGATTACAATGAAATCATTCACATCATGATTCCATGAAAATATGGCGAGTAGGAAGAAATCATATGAgccaagaaaaaagagaggaagaaatcGTATGCCCATACTAACCATTATTTAGAAGCAAAACCATGTCACTATCAATAACAGAAGTTATCCGATGTGCAATGGTAATGACAGTACAATTGGAAAAATGTTGCCGGAGGGTTTCCTGAATCAGATTATCTGTAGCCGTATCGACGGAAGCAGTAGCTTCATCAAGCACTAATACCTTACTTTTCTTCAGTAGCACACGCCCAAGGCAGACCAGCTGCCTCTGACCCATACTCCAATTCTCTCCATTCTCAGTAACTGCAAGGGACCATATAATACTTACAAGCAATAAATTTTCATCATATACTTCAATGCTTTATAAAAGAGAAGTCGAGAAGACAAACCAACAGAATCtagttttccttctttcttcctAATTTCATCACCAAGTTGACACTTATCCAGAGCCTGAACAATTAGAGGGGTGAAACAATAGATAGATGAAATAATTGTATAAGTAGTCACCACCCACTGACCATAAATACCAAAAGTAGTGTCTGATTTATGGGGAAAGATTATGAAGAgagtttattttaattaacagaGAAAAAAACGAACCCACCTCCCAAATTTGTTCATCTGCATACTCTTCAAGAGGATCCATGTTGGTTCGTACCGTCCCTTCAAACATGGTTGGATCCTGAGGGATAATGCTTAGTCTAGACCGCAAATCATGCAGTCCAATCAAGGAGATATTAATGTCATCTATCATTATCTGACCAGCAGTGGGTTCAACAATCCTAAAAAGTGTTTGTATGAGTGTAGATTTACCACTGCCTGTTCTCCCTACAATGCCAGTTTTCATTCCTCCAGATAATGTGCATGTGAGACCTCGCAATACAAATGGCATATGCGGGGCATACCGGACCTACATTTTGCCCATTTACATTAGCTGAAACGCCACGCATAAAAATCATGGCCATGAACACCCCCATACACAACATTGCGGTTTTTGGGAGTAACAACTAGGAATTTAAAATACCTGCAGATCACGAATATCAACTTCTCCATGTGATGGCCAAGAATGATCTGGCTGGTTTTCTTCGATCACAAGAGGTGGCTCACTCGGGATGCAAGTGTATTGAAGTATCCTCTCAACTGATATAATTTTGTTCTCCAGTTGGCAAATATTCCATATTAACCAGGCTTGACATATGTTTAGATTAAGTCCATACGCCACGGCTAAGCCCGCAATACCTTCAgcgaaaaaggaaaaaaaacaaagaaatagaTAGGCATTGTTCATGTTCCTTTACAATTTAAATCAAGATCAAGAAATATTGTTAGTAGGACACCAGATGGAAATTACCCACCGGGATCAATGACTCCCACAGGAATAGAGACCAAGAAGAACAAGGAGAAGGCAAATGTGATGGAAGATAACATATCCAAGCGGAAGCACAACCATTCCATTGCACCAGCAATATGGAACTTTGGTCGAGTATACGCGTCCGTAAGTCTCATACTTGTCTCACTAAATCTTGATTCTTCATCAAAGCTCCTAATAGTTGTTGAGCCTGAAATTGTTTCAGCAAAATGTTGTATCACCGGAGCTTTGCACACTCCAACTAATCTTGCCATCTCTCGAGCAGAAGAAATGTAATATTGCTGCATAAATAATGGTTTGTAAGAACACCTATCTCCACATGAAGATGCTTATGATACAATATAATACACTGCACAGGGCATTGGCTTTGATGGATGCTTAATGTTGTTAGCTCTTAAGATAGCTCTAAACCTGAATTTCTAAGGTGCAAAAGACAATACACATTACACGGCATCATCCAGCACCTAGGCAAAAATTTATcttaagaaaatacattttaaaCAGGTATTCATTCATTCAGCAACTAGGTGGAAATTTCTACATAGAAAAGGCAGCCGAATTCTGCACAAAGGATTGGCATTTATATCTTTGTTTTTGTAAGTGAAAATTAATCTATTAAAGCATGTAGAGGTAAATAAAGCGGTATAATGTACACATGGTGATATCATTGATGCAATTTGACATGTCATCTGATTAAGGCATTTGTCGGCATAATATGCAACGGAACTTCCTGACAAAGCCACGGGGTATACCTGATACCAGATACAAGTTGCAATGACTGGGATAAATATGATGAAAACCTGCCATGCAACTTGAGACATCACAGCAATAATTCCAAGGAGCTGGATCATGGAGAAGGCAACTGTCCCAGTTTGAGATGCAATGTTCAAATCCACAGCACTTTGATCCGTAGAAGCCTGTAATGAAACACAccgatattttaaaatcttttacaCATGCATTATATCAGACTCCAATAATGTGTGtgcatgtttgcatgtgagagAGGGGGATGGAGACAGAtgtgattttttaatatgaagaACACAGCTATATGAAAATTGTAAACTACATCCATTGGGAAGCAATTAATGAAGGAGCATCACAGACGCTTTTCCACTTACCCTGTTTAGGATTCGTCCACTAGGAGTGGCATCAAAAAATGACATTGGGGCACGGAAAATGCACTCGTGCATTTTATTGAACAGTAGAGTAGCTGTCTTGTACCCAGCCGTTTGAAGAAACGTGGCCCTCACAAGGATGCACAAGGAACTTCCAATGGCCAAAGCAACATAGACAATTATTAGAGTAGAGTTATCAACTGCAGGTTTCACGTCCTCCGAGGCGGAAGTTGCCCAGACCATCCAATAATTGCTTCCAATTTGAAAGACCTGAAAGAGAACCTGTGCCAGCAATATAAAAGGCACAAGAGCTCCTCCGTATGCCATGGTAATATATTTCCAATAGACTGAAAACCCAACTttacctttctctctctcttcttcttggaTAATTTGTCCTTTTGACCCGACTATGTCATCTGCTTTACCATCTTgattatctttattttcttgtttttcaacAACCCCATTAGTACTAGCCATATTACCAACCTCCTTCCTCGTACTTGTACTTTCAGAAACTGAGCCTGCCTCAGCAGAATCGAGAGCTGACAAAGCTTTCTTGTGCACTCCCACGAGTTCCATAAAGTCGGTTCCTGAATTAAGGATATCATCGGACTTTCCAGCTTGAGTAATTCTTCCATCTTTCATGACCTAACAACAATTTATACACAGAGTTCAAAGGTAGCCATAATTTTAGCCCATAAATGAAAATCCGAAAAGAAACTAGGATGCGAATGGCTTACAAGTATAAGATCAGCAGCAGGTAGGAACTCCACTTGATGAGTAACATAAACCACTATTTTTGAACTCATAAGTCCCAGCAAACATTCCTGCCATATAGAAATAAATGAATTCAGAAAAAGTTTTAGAACCACCACAGTAAACAAAACAGAACAAAGTGCATCGGTAGGTCAACATTAATGACCATTTATGTAGAATAAATTAGATACTAACCTCCTCCTGACTGAAAATTTATAGGGAGGTAAATTACCTTAAACAGATGGGATCCAGTATGGGCATCAACAGCACTAAAGGGATCATCAAACAGATAGATATCAGCATCTTGGTACAGAGCACGTGCAATTTGAATTCTTTGCTTCTGCCCACCACTCAAATTGATTCCTCTCTCCCCTATGACTGTTTGATCCCCAAACGAGAGAATTTCCAGGTCCTTCTTCAAGGAGCATGCTTCAAGGACCCTCTCATATTTTTCTCTATCCATAGCTTTACCAAACAATATGTTCTCTTCTATCTTGCCACTTTGTATCCATGGTGACTGAGCAACATAGGCCTTTGTTCCACACAACTTAATGATCCCAGATATCTTAGGGACTTCTCCCAGGATACATGAAAGCAAACTAGATTTTCCTGAACCAACAGTCCCACAAACTGCAACCCTCATGCCATTTTGCACTTTGAAATTTATATCTTTCAACGTCGGATTAGGGGAAGATAAATCCCAGGAGAAATTCCCATCAACAATCTCTATTGTTGTATCAGTACCACCTTTAGGAAGCCTCTCTATAACATCAGATGGCAAGTCATCAAGACGAAGAAACGACGCAATTCGATCAAGGGACACTTTAGTTTGAACTATCATTGAAATTGTATCAGGAAGATTACAGATGGGCTCCTGAAGAATCCTAAACGTTGCAAGTGCAGATAAGATCTTGCCCGACTCAAGTGGGATCCCCATTAGCATACAAGAACAAAATGTGACCACAGACACAAATGTCGGGGCACCCCAGAAGACAAACGAGGTCATTGCCCAAGTGTAAACAAATTTCTTTAGCCATCCTGACTCCGTGTTCCTGAGCTCGGTAATTCTAGATAGAAACTTCATCTCCCATCCTTGAAGCTTGAGAATCCTCATGTTCCTCAAAATCTCAGACGTTGCCTTCATCCTTCTGTCTTTCGATTTCATTATCTTGTCTTGAAATTTCTCCTGTAATTTTCCCAAAGGAAAATTTGCCAACATAACAAGTATAGTTGCAACAAAAGCCGCAACTGAAGCAAGCCCAAGATTTTTATACAAGATTAACAACGCAATAGCAACTTGCACAAGGACCATCCATGGATCGTGCATATACCAAGCGAAGTCACCTACCCTCTCAGCATCAACGGCCATGAAATTGATGATCTCTCCACTAGTGTGACCCTGCTTTGACTGGCATGAAAGGGTCAGACCTTTATTGTAGACCATTGTGACCAATACTGCTCGGACCCTAATTCCAACCTGTTGCACCCTAAAGAACCAGTGCCTCTGTGAGGTGCATTCCGCAAGTTTTGCAGTGAAAAATACTGAAACAAGAACATAGCCTTCACTCTTGAAGTCCCGCCGCCCATTGAGGTATTGGACAAAAGTGTCAATAAGATATGGTCCGACATAGGTAGCCAGTGTGTATACTATCCCGAGAAAGCCTGTCAAAAGAATTTCCTTCCATGCCGTGAAGATTAATACCTTCACCAGCTTCAGTGTGGTCACTCCCTTATTTGTACCGCACTCTGCCAGAAGCTTATTCCTAAAAGTTGGAAAGGCCCCAACTACGCTTTCACCAGAAGCAAGTTGAGGAACATCCTCAATGTCTAATATCTTCTTGTTGCCAGCAGCAATTAGAGAGCCCATCCAAGAGAACGTAAGGACGCTGAAAATCCCAGCAGTTGAATAAGGGGTTAGAGTTTCACCCCCTGTAGGCTTATTTGACTCTGCTTCATTAGTTGCACTAGAATCACCATTCAAAAGAGGTTCTTCAAGAAAGGTATCTTCGCCCTTACTCTTCACAAAGAACCCCACATAACAGAAGAACATACCCATGACAAGGGAGACGACATCGGAAACAAAATACTGAAGGTATAAATGAACGTGTTCTCTGTAAAGAACGATGTCTACAATAAGGCTATAACCAGAAATGGAGAGGTAGAAACCCCACCAAACTCTCAATAAAAATGGGTACTTTGTTTCACCTGAATTAAAGGATGGGGCACGCAAATAGACACACACTGCAGCCCAAGCAAGGGTCCTAAGCGCTAAATCTAAAAGGGTAACAAGCCCTTCCTCGGACCAACCATTTCTATACCAATAGAAGTAATTCAATAAACATAAGACAAGACTAAACGCAGAAACACCCAAACAACAAATTAGAGTTAGTTTATAGTACAAACTCCGGGTGTTCTTAAACCTTTCCTTTGGACCTTCACTGTAACCCGCCCTGAATTTCTTGGACACCCATGAGATCGTCAGGACAAACAACAAAACCAGGTGAAATGTACCAGAAAACCCACGTAGGAAAATGGGTTTGAGGAGAAAATCAGTACTCGAGTACAAGAGTGAGGAGTAGTTGTGCAAGAACGAGATTGACATACCGTGCTTTGACGAAGGAAGAGGTTCCATTTTCCGTTGGTATTTTTGTGGAGGTTTTCTGTGAGATGGGTGTGCAAGACTTCGGTGGATTCTATGTTAAGAGCAACAGATTTTCTCGTGTATATACAAGGAAAGAGTTTGCGGGCATGGAGGAATAGAGTCCAAAATTAAAAGTGAGAGAGAGTCAAAGGAACCTTTCCTTGAGCAGCGGATAACGTGGCCAGCAAGACTGGGAGGTCGGACACTGCCACGAATGTGCTGCAAAATGACAAACAAGGGGCTGACGTTTTTGCCAGAAGGGACTGGGAGTGGAGTCGTGGACTCGTAGAGGGAGAGAACGCAGGTCGATCTTTTTACTGTCTACGATGAACTCAGGATAACAATTAACAgcattcttttcttctttattacGTTTCTATCTTCAAATAGTTccttttcaatctttttttaaGAATTCAAACTAAAAGTCATCCAACGACTTAAGATGCATTGATGAATAATAcctgttccttttttttttttggggtatgAACGACTCAAGATTCTTACCCCATCACATAAGATGTCACATTCGAAATaactatttaataattattcttaattgacAACGTcaacatttttatttgttaaaaaaataaaaattccaatTTCTTGCCTCACCTGTCCCCAAGTTGTGTCAAAGTCAAGATGATGATGGCGTTGTGATTTGCATGTGCTCAT
This Carya illinoinensis cultivar Pawnee chromosome 11, C.illinoinensisPawnee_v1, whole genome shotgun sequence DNA region includes the following protein-coding sequences:
- the LOC122281658 gene encoding ABC transporter C family member 3-like; the protein is MEPLPSSKHGMSISFLHNYSSLLYSSTDFLLKPIFLRGFSGTFHLVLLFVLTISWVSKKFRAGYSEGPKERFKNTRSLYYKLTLICCLGVSAFSLVLCLLNYFYWYRNGWSEEGLVTLLDLALRTLAWAAVCVYLRAPSFNSGETKYPFLLRVWWGFYLSISGYSLIVDIVLYREHVHLYLQYFVSDVVSLVMGMFFCYVGFFVKSKGEDTFLEEPLLNGDSSATNEAESNKPTGGETLTPYSTAGIFSVLTFSWMGSLIAAGNKKILDIEDVPQLASGESVVGAFPTFRNKLLAECGTNKGVTTLKLVKVLIFTAWKEILLTGFLGIVYTLATYVGPYLIDTFVQYLNGRRDFKSEGYVLVSVFFTAKLAECTSQRHWFFRVQQVGIRVRAVLVTMVYNKGLTLSCQSKQGHTSGEIINFMAVDAERVGDFAWYMHDPWMVLVQVAIALLILYKNLGLASVAAFVATILVMLANFPLGKLQEKFQDKIMKSKDRRMKATSEILRNMRILKLQGWEMKFLSRITELRNTESGWLKKFVYTWAMTSFVFWGAPTFVSVVTFCSCMLMGIPLESGKILSALATFRILQEPICNLPDTISMIVQTKVSLDRIASFLRLDDLPSDVIERLPKGGTDTTIEIVDGNFSWDLSSPNPTLKDINFKVQNGMRVAVCGTVGSGKSSLLSCILGEVPKISGIIKLCGTKAYVAQSPWIQSGKIEENILFGKAMDREKYERVLEACSLKKDLEILSFGDQTVIGERGINLSGGQKQRIQIARALYQDADIYLFDDPFSAVDAHTGSHLFKECLLGLMSSKIVVYVTHQVEFLPAADLILVMKDGRITQAGKSDDILNSGTDFMELVGVHKKALSALDSAEAGSVSESTSTRKEVGNMASTNGVVEKQENKDNQDGKADDIVGSKGQIIQEEEREKGKVGFSVYWKYITMAYGGALVPFILLAQVLFQVFQIGSNYWMVWATSASEDVKPAVDNSTLIIVYVALAIGSSLCILVRATFLQTAGYKTATLLFNKMHECIFRAPMSFFDATPSGRILNRASTDQSAVDLNIASQTGTVAFSMIQLLGIIAVMSQVAWQVFIIFIPVIATCIWYQQYYISSAREMARLVGVCKAPVIQHFAETISGSTTIRSFDEESRFSETSMRLTDAYTRPKFHIAGAMEWLCFRLDMLSSITFAFSLFFLVSIPVGVIDPGIAGLAVAYGLNLNICQAWLIWNICQLENKIISVERILQYTCIPSEPPLVIEENQPDHSWPSHGEVDIRDLQVRYAPHMPFVLRGLTCTLSGGMKTGIVGRTGSGKSTLIQTLFRIVEPTAGQIMIDDINISLIGLHDLRSRLSIIPQDPTMFEGTVRTNMDPLEEYADEQIWEALDKCQLGDEIRKKEGKLDSVVTENGENWSMGQRQLVCLGRVLLKKSKVLVLDEATASVDTATDNLIQETLRQHFSNCTVITIAHRITSVIDSDMVLLLNNGLIEEYDSPTRLLENKSSSFAQLVAEYTVRSSSGF